The sequence below is a genomic window from Culturomica massiliensis.
GATTATAGGAGTACAGGACCATGGTATCGGTATTTCAAAAGAGGCTCAACGGAAGGTATTTAAGCGATTTTACCGGGTACCGAGTGGAAATTTGCACAATGTAAGGGGCTTCGGATTGGGGTTGAGTTATGCAAAATCGATTGTAGAGTTGCATAATGGCTCTATGCGTCTTACTTCGAAAAAGAATAAAGGAACTTTAGTCGAGATTATTTTTAGAATAGAGTAATATATTGCTTTTTTAATTTTAAATAGTAAATTAGCCAACTAATTTATTGGAAATATTGTATGGGACAAAAGATATTATTGGTAGAAGATGATCCTTGTTTTGGTTCTGTGTTGAAGTCTTATCTTCAGTTATCTGACTATGAAGTGACGCTGTGTGTAAATGGGAACGAAGGATTGGAAGCGTTTCGTAAGGAAAGATTTGACATTTGCCTTCTGGATGTAATGATGCCGGAAATGGACGGTTTTACTTTGGGTAAGAAGATACGGGAAATCGATTCATCCGTTCCTTTCGTTTATATCACAGCCAAGAGTCTGAAAGAAGATATGAAACAAGGGTATGAGATCGGAGCAGACGACTATATCATAAAACCTTTTGATTCTGAGTTGCTGATATTGAAGATAAAAGCAATTCTCAGCCGTTGTGAGCATGACAGTGGCGAGGACAGACTGAAAGTTATTCAAATCGGAAGATATGATTTTAATACGGAATTGCGTACGGTTACCTGGGACGGGGATCAGGTTATTAAATTGACACCCAAAGAAGCACATTTATTAGAATTATTATACAAACACCAGGATGGTCTTCTGACCAGGGAAAAAGCGTTGAATGAGATTTGGGGGGCTAATGATTATTTTACGGCCCGGAGTATGGACGTATATATTACAAAATTACGTAAATTTTTTAAAGATGACGAAAGTGTCAGGATCGAGAATATTCATGGTTCGGGATTCCGTCTGGTTATAGATAAGTAAGTATTCAAAAAAATAAAATGTCCGCAAAATCAGCAGGTTTTGCGGACATTTTTGTAGGGTAAATTGAAGAATTAATTCACTTTTATATTTGTCGTAGTGCTGTGAGAGACAAACTCCGGTGCATACAGACATTGGATGGTTGCCAGGCCGTCCTGGTATGTTCCCTCTTGATTGACCCATAAGGCATATTCAAAAGTATAGCTGCCTTTGGCCAGGTAATGGATAAAAAAGTTAGTTATTCCGTCTTTAATTTCCTCGTAATAACAGGTACCGTATTTCCATTGATTACCGGAAATTTGTTCGACCGGTTCGAAACAGGCTGCCCGCAGGTCTTTTATATGCAGGTATTCCATATCCCGGTCGAGGGTGACGGTCAGGCGTACAATTATCTTGTCGCCCAGGTGTAATTCTTTATCGATGGGGAGTAATTCTTTCCCTTTGGCAGTTGTTTTTTCAATGAAAAGTTTTTTATCGATTTGGAGTGTTGTATTTTTCTTTTTCCGTACTTGCTTCAGTTGCTCGAAATATTGGAGGTACAAAGCTCCCCAGGTCGGTGAATCCTGTATTTTATCCAGGGTCACAGTGGACATATCGGGAGTTATTTCTCCGGTTGTATAGGTTTGTTTGATATATCCGAAAACATTGTCGTTTTCCGGAATACTCACTTCTTTTTTGCCGACGGCTATTGTCAGGTGTTCCGGTTCGTCAAGCTGTCGTTTGCCGGTTAATAACAATGCGTATATAGCGTCGACCGTACTGGGGACGTCGCCCCAGTTCTGGGTTTGTTTTTGACGAAGCAGCCATTGTTTCATCAGGTCGATATCGGGCGTATTTCCCTGTATTTCATGAAAAGCTTCCATAATCGTGGTATGAATGAGTATGGCGGAATTGGTATAATAGCCGGATCGGTTATTGGCCCAAAACATTCCTTGATCCGGCCGGAGTGTAGCGTATTCTTTTAATGAGCTTAAAATTCGTTCTGCGTATTCTTTTTGACCGTATCGGGACAAAACGATGGCGGCTAAAGCTTTTTCATAAACGGATAAATCCGGCCATTGTCTGTTTAATTGTTTCAGAAGTGATTTATGAATGGAAAGGGCATCTCCCAGAGGAATATCCGTATAAAAACTTCTGGTGTAGAGGTAAAGCAGACGGTTATGGGTTAATGTTGTGTCTTGTGCAGTGAAATTCTTGATCAGTTCCTGATCGATATAACGCAATGCTTTTATTTGCATGAACTTTTCTTTCTCACCGGCTTCCCGTTGTCCCGAAAGGCTGGCTTTGGCCATAATGGTCAGGACATTGTAAGTCATAAAATGGCTTGCGGGCATTCCTTTAAACCAACTCCAGCCACCTTCTTCGTTTTGTAAATCGGCCATTTTTTGAAGTGAACGGTTCTGTAAATCGTTTAGGCGATTGAGGTCAAAGAGTTGAGAGAGAGACTGTATACGCTCTGTTTCGTTTTGAGCATCCAAAACCCAAGGCGTTGCTTCAAGGAGTATGGATTTCAATTCGCTGTTTTGTTCCAGTTTAGATAATAACGTATTGGAAGAAGCTGTCATCTTCCAGGTTTTCAAGGCTG
It includes:
- a CDS encoding response regulator transcription factor → MGQKILLVEDDPCFGSVLKSYLQLSDYEVTLCVNGNEGLEAFRKERFDICLLDVMMPEMDGFTLGKKIREIDSSVPFVYITAKSLKEDMKQGYEIGADDYIIKPFDSELLILKIKAILSRCEHDSGEDRLKVIQIGRYDFNTELRTVTWDGDQVIKLTPKEAHLLELLYKHQDGLLTREKALNEIWGANDYFTARSMDVYITKLRKFFKDDESVRIENIHGSGFRLVIDK